One window of Pieris napi chromosome 1, ilPieNapi1.2, whole genome shotgun sequence genomic DNA carries:
- the LOC125049773 gene encoding lysine-specific demethylase 6A isoform X2 yields the protein MDDKEELHLTSQELQVLSELDSRQFGFLKLRGNEHGRTRSLVLKAVKYLEGMLVQVKEEERACSPDARRDICIDPKTYCKLGHFHLLLEDYAKAMSAYQKFYALEQDNWKDPLFLYGLGLCYYHYNAFDWATKALQMALYVSPGFTRAADAHLRLALMFKARRHWGAAAIHFRRAKLAPHQDATFTRLEMSFHAAHLLEARGLKKAARDAYQRLLKEPHLTTSLKADVCRQLGWLYHRCASLEEAAARGRAAVWCLQRAVVAEPDSGAGLYLLGRCFAAQGKVHDAFIAYRNSVEKSEGNADTWCSIGVLYQQQNQPMDALQAYICAVQLDKGHSAAWTNLGSLYESCQMPRDAFACYTNGGTAATASSAALRHRLAALRAHLAHAPMPSVTGKRRPLPSIEEAWNLPISAEMSSRAPKSAPPPYPGKRSSSGSSSAVEEAPPLTPHQLQTLQHLQRNSHNLSPHQQAMMQQLLSQYRLSQAARTRTVAKSETSGSSDNAESLAEDLLKKFADAQPDVKKETIKGVTGEAVLGGRQAVVKLEPLKTDPLKPLSFNMNMTSKQILDACKDNAGPASSWSVLGDGCAPPEPPPVPPPRLSPEQLAPPAPFVYVESKRDAFSPQLQDFCLKHPIAVVRGLTAALKLDLGLFSTKTLVEAWPDHAVEVRTQLMQSADENWDPSGRRRVWACASHRSHTTVRKYAQYQAGSFQDSLREERERGGGALAAGALSDSDGRESGPVKRRRGARMLRFGTNVDLSDERKWRPQLAELQKLPAFARVTSAANMLSHVGHVILGMNTVQLYMKVPGSRTPGHQENNNFCSININIGPGDCEWFGVPDAYWGGVKELCDRHGLSYLHGSWWPDPEELRAHGVPVYRFTQRPGDLVWVNAGCVHWVQATGWCNNIAWNVGPLTARQYALALERYEWNKVQSFKSIVPMVHLTWNLARNIRVSDPRLHRAMRTCLMQTLRAAAGTLGAVRARAVPVRFHGRARGEASHYCGACEREVWHALLVREHEKRHVVHCLPCARRASPALQGFLCLEEHHMEELLQVYDAFTLHRPPPPNSHAAPPALPALPATPD from the exons ATGGATGACAAAGAGGAGCTTCATCTAACCTCACAAGAGCTGCAAGTGTTATCAGAGCTTGACAG CCGCCAGTttggatttttaaaattacgtgGCAATGAACATGGGAGAACTCGATCTCTTGTTCTTAAGGCTGTCAAATATTTGGAGGGAATGTTGGTACAAGTTAAG GAAGAAGAAAGAGCATGTTCACCAGATGCAAGAAGAGATATTTGTATAGATCCAAAAACATATTGTAAATTGGGCCATTTCCATCTCCTTCTTGAAGACTATGCAAAAG CTATGTCAGCTTATCAGAAGTTTTACGCGTTGGAACAGGACAACTGGAAGGATCCCCTGTTTTTATATGGACTAGGGCTCTGTTACTACCATTATAATGCATTTGATTG GGCCACGAAGGCGCTTCAAATGGCGTTGTACGTGTCGCCGGGGTTTACGCGAGCGGCGGACGCGCACCTTCGGCTGGCCCTCATGTTCAAGGCGCGGAGGCACTGGGGCGCCGCTGCCATACACTTCCGAAGAGCCAAGCTAGCCCCACACCAGGACGCCACATTCACCAGGTTGGAAATGAGCTTCCACGCTGCACATTTGCTGGAGGCCAGAGGGCTCAAGAAGGCGGCGAGGGACGCCTACCAACGACTCCTGAAAGAGCCACACCTTACGACTAGTCTGAAAGCGGACGTCTGTCGACAATTAG GGTGGTTGTATCACCGGTGCGCGTCATTGGAAGAGGCTGCAGCAAGAGGCCGTGCGGCAGTGTGGTGCCTTCAGCGAGCTGTTGTAGCGGAACCCGATTCTGGTGCTGGACTTTACCTTCTTGGGCGATGTTTTGCTGCCCAAGGGAAAGTTCACGATGCATTCATCGCCTACCGCAACTCTGTTGAAAAGTCTGAAGGCAACGCGGACACGTGGTGCTCCATTGG GGTGCTATACCAGCAACAGAACCAGCCTATGGACGCGCTTCAAGCTTATATTTGCGCCGTACAACTGGATAAAGGGCACTCAGCTGCTTGGACGAACCTTGGGAGTTTGTACGAAAGCTGTCAAATGCCACGTGATGCCTTCGCCTGCTATACTAATGGTGGGACGGCCGCAACAGCCTCCAGTGCTGCACTAAGACATCGTCTTGCCGCATTAAGGGCTCACCTCGCGCACGCGCCTATGCCTTCTGTCACTGGCAA ACGCCGTCCCCTGCCATCTATAGAGGAAGCGTGGAATCTTCCAATATCGGCTGAAATGTCATCTCGCGCGCCCAAATCCGCTCCACCCCCCTACCCTGGAAAGCGTAGCAGCAGCGGAAGCAGTAGCGCAGTTGAAGAGGCGCCGCCACTCACGCCGCACCAGCTGCAAACGCTACAACACCTGCAGAGGAACTCGCATAATCTGTCTCCGCACCAACAA GCCATGATGCAACAGTTATTATCTCAGTACCGGTTATCGCAAGCGGCGAGGACGCGGACG GTTGCGAAAAGTGAAACGAGCGGTAGCAGCGACAACGCGGAGTCGCTGGCCGAAGATTTGTTGAAGAAGTTTGCGGACGCACAGCCAGATGTCAAGAAGGAGACTATCA AAGGCGTAACCGGCGAGGCAGTTCTGGGTGGACGGCAGGCCGTCGTGAAGTTGGAGCCGCTAAAGACTGACCCCCTTAAGCCACTCAGTTTTAACATGAATATGACTTCCAAGCAGATACTTGACGCTTGCAA GGATAATGCGGGACCTGCGTCTTCATGGTCCGTGCTGGGCGACGGCTGCGCCCCCCCGGAGCCTCCCCCCGTGCCCCCTCCGCGTCTCAGCCCCGAGCAACTGGCGCCGCCCGCTCCTTTCGTCTACGTGGAGTCGAAGAGAGACGCCTTCTCGCCGCAGCTGCAAGACTTCTGCTTGAAGCACCCGATAGCCGTGGTGCGCGGTCTCACGGCCGCCTTGAAGCTCGACCTCGGCCTCTTCTCGACCAAGACGCTGGTCGAGGCGTGGCCCGACCACGCAGTGGAGGTCCGAACTCAGCTGATGCAGTCCGCCGACGAAAACTGGGATCCCAGCGGAAGGCGGCGCGTGTGGGCTTGCGCCTCGCACCGTTCACACACCACCGTGAGGAAATATGCGCAGTACCAGGCCGGCTCCTTCCAAGACTCGCTGCGGGAGGAGCGCGAACGGGGTGGCGGGGCCCTCGCCGCCGGCGCCCTTTCGGACTCCGACGGCCGCGAGTCGGGACCCGTGAAGAGGCGCCGCGGGGCGCGCATGCTCCGGTTCGGGACCAACGTCGACCTCTCCGACGAGCGCAAGTGGCGGCCCCAGCTGGCCGAGCTGCAGAAGCTGCCGGCTTTCGCGCGCGTCACCTCGGCCGCCAACATGCTGTCGCACGTCGGTCACGTGATCCTCGGCATGAACACGGTGCAGCTGTACATGAAGGTGCCCGGCTCGCGCACGCCCGGCCACCAGGAGAACAACAACTTCTGCTCCATCAACATCAACATCGGGCCCGGCGACTGCGAGTGGTTCGGCGTGCCCGACGCGTACTGGGGCGGCGTCAAGGAGCTGTGCGACCGCCACGGGCTGTCGTACCTGCACGGCTCGTGGTGGCCGGACCCCGAGGAGCTGCGCGCGCACGGCGTCCCCGTGTACCGCTTCACGCAGAGGCCCGGCGACCTCGTGTGGGTGAACGCGGGCTGCGTGCACTGGGTGCAGGCCACCGGCTGGTGCAACAACATCGCCTGGAACGTCGGCCCTCTGACGGCGCGTCAGTACGCGCTGGCGCTCGAGCGCTACGAGTGGAACAAGGTGCAGAGCTTCAAGTCGATCGTCCCCATGGTGCACCTGACGTGGAACCTGGCGCGCAACATCCGCGTGTCCGACCCGCGCCTCCACCGCGCGATGCGCACCTGCCTCATGCAGACGCTCCGGGCGGCGGCCGGCACTCTGGGCGCCGTCCGAGCGCGCGCCGTGCCCGTGCGTTTTCACGGGCGGGCGAGGGGCGAAGCGTCGCACTACTGCGGCGCCTGCGAACGCGAGGTCTGGCACGCGCTGCTCGTGCGCGAGCACGAAAAGAGGCACGTGGTGCACTGCCTGCCCTGCGCGCGCCGGGCTAGTCCCGCGCTGCAGGGTTTCCTGTGCCTCGAGGAGCATCACATGGAGGAGCTGCTGCAGGTGTACGACGCTTTCACGCTGCATCGTCCTCCGCCGCCCAACTCGCACGCGGCGCCACCCGCCCTGCCCGCCTTGCCGGCGACGCCCGACTGA
- the LOC125049773 gene encoding lysine-specific demethylase 6A isoform X1: MDDKEELHLTSQELQVLSELDSRQFGFLKLRGNEHGRTRSLVLKAVKYLEGMLVQVKEEERACSPDARRDICIDPKTYCKLGHFHLLLEDYAKAMSAYQKFYALEQDNWKDPLFLYGLGLCYYHYNAFDWATKALQMALYVSPGFTRAADAHLRLALMFKARRHWGAAAIHFRRAKLAPHQDATFTRLEMSFHAAHLLEARGLKKAARDAYQRLLKEPHLTTSLKADVCRQLGWLYHRCASLEEAAARGRAAVWCLQRAVVAEPDSGAGLYLLGRCFAAQGKVHDAFIAYRNSVEKSEGNADTWCSIGVLYQQQNQPMDALQAYICAVQLDKGHSAAWTNLGSLYESCQMPRDAFACYTNGGTAATASSAALRHRLAALRAHLAHAPMPSVTGKRRPLPSIEEAWNLPISAEMSSRAPKSAPPPYPGKRSSSGSSSAVEEAPPLTPHQLQTLQHLQRNSHNLSPHQQAMMQQLLSQYRLSQAARTRTVAKSETSGSSDNAESLAEDLLKKFADAQPDVKKETITEGVTGEAVLGGRQAVVKLEPLKTDPLKPLSFNMNMTSKQILDACKDNAGPASSWSVLGDGCAPPEPPPVPPPRLSPEQLAPPAPFVYVESKRDAFSPQLQDFCLKHPIAVVRGLTAALKLDLGLFSTKTLVEAWPDHAVEVRTQLMQSADENWDPSGRRRVWACASHRSHTTVRKYAQYQAGSFQDSLREERERGGGALAAGALSDSDGRESGPVKRRRGARMLRFGTNVDLSDERKWRPQLAELQKLPAFARVTSAANMLSHVGHVILGMNTVQLYMKVPGSRTPGHQENNNFCSININIGPGDCEWFGVPDAYWGGVKELCDRHGLSYLHGSWWPDPEELRAHGVPVYRFTQRPGDLVWVNAGCVHWVQATGWCNNIAWNVGPLTARQYALALERYEWNKVQSFKSIVPMVHLTWNLARNIRVSDPRLHRAMRTCLMQTLRAAAGTLGAVRARAVPVRFHGRARGEASHYCGACEREVWHALLVREHEKRHVVHCLPCARRASPALQGFLCLEEHHMEELLQVYDAFTLHRPPPPNSHAAPPALPALPATPD; this comes from the exons ATGGATGACAAAGAGGAGCTTCATCTAACCTCACAAGAGCTGCAAGTGTTATCAGAGCTTGACAG CCGCCAGTttggatttttaaaattacgtgGCAATGAACATGGGAGAACTCGATCTCTTGTTCTTAAGGCTGTCAAATATTTGGAGGGAATGTTGGTACAAGTTAAG GAAGAAGAAAGAGCATGTTCACCAGATGCAAGAAGAGATATTTGTATAGATCCAAAAACATATTGTAAATTGGGCCATTTCCATCTCCTTCTTGAAGACTATGCAAAAG CTATGTCAGCTTATCAGAAGTTTTACGCGTTGGAACAGGACAACTGGAAGGATCCCCTGTTTTTATATGGACTAGGGCTCTGTTACTACCATTATAATGCATTTGATTG GGCCACGAAGGCGCTTCAAATGGCGTTGTACGTGTCGCCGGGGTTTACGCGAGCGGCGGACGCGCACCTTCGGCTGGCCCTCATGTTCAAGGCGCGGAGGCACTGGGGCGCCGCTGCCATACACTTCCGAAGAGCCAAGCTAGCCCCACACCAGGACGCCACATTCACCAGGTTGGAAATGAGCTTCCACGCTGCACATTTGCTGGAGGCCAGAGGGCTCAAGAAGGCGGCGAGGGACGCCTACCAACGACTCCTGAAAGAGCCACACCTTACGACTAGTCTGAAAGCGGACGTCTGTCGACAATTAG GGTGGTTGTATCACCGGTGCGCGTCATTGGAAGAGGCTGCAGCAAGAGGCCGTGCGGCAGTGTGGTGCCTTCAGCGAGCTGTTGTAGCGGAACCCGATTCTGGTGCTGGACTTTACCTTCTTGGGCGATGTTTTGCTGCCCAAGGGAAAGTTCACGATGCATTCATCGCCTACCGCAACTCTGTTGAAAAGTCTGAAGGCAACGCGGACACGTGGTGCTCCATTGG GGTGCTATACCAGCAACAGAACCAGCCTATGGACGCGCTTCAAGCTTATATTTGCGCCGTACAACTGGATAAAGGGCACTCAGCTGCTTGGACGAACCTTGGGAGTTTGTACGAAAGCTGTCAAATGCCACGTGATGCCTTCGCCTGCTATACTAATGGTGGGACGGCCGCAACAGCCTCCAGTGCTGCACTAAGACATCGTCTTGCCGCATTAAGGGCTCACCTCGCGCACGCGCCTATGCCTTCTGTCACTGGCAA ACGCCGTCCCCTGCCATCTATAGAGGAAGCGTGGAATCTTCCAATATCGGCTGAAATGTCATCTCGCGCGCCCAAATCCGCTCCACCCCCCTACCCTGGAAAGCGTAGCAGCAGCGGAAGCAGTAGCGCAGTTGAAGAGGCGCCGCCACTCACGCCGCACCAGCTGCAAACGCTACAACACCTGCAGAGGAACTCGCATAATCTGTCTCCGCACCAACAA GCCATGATGCAACAGTTATTATCTCAGTACCGGTTATCGCAAGCGGCGAGGACGCGGACG GTTGCGAAAAGTGAAACGAGCGGTAGCAGCGACAACGCGGAGTCGCTGGCCGAAGATTTGTTGAAGAAGTTTGCGGACGCACAGCCAGATGTCAAGAAGGAGACTATCA CAGAAGGCGTAACCGGCGAGGCAGTTCTGGGTGGACGGCAGGCCGTCGTGAAGTTGGAGCCGCTAAAGACTGACCCCCTTAAGCCACTCAGTTTTAACATGAATATGACTTCCAAGCAGATACTTGACGCTTGCAA GGATAATGCGGGACCTGCGTCTTCATGGTCCGTGCTGGGCGACGGCTGCGCCCCCCCGGAGCCTCCCCCCGTGCCCCCTCCGCGTCTCAGCCCCGAGCAACTGGCGCCGCCCGCTCCTTTCGTCTACGTGGAGTCGAAGAGAGACGCCTTCTCGCCGCAGCTGCAAGACTTCTGCTTGAAGCACCCGATAGCCGTGGTGCGCGGTCTCACGGCCGCCTTGAAGCTCGACCTCGGCCTCTTCTCGACCAAGACGCTGGTCGAGGCGTGGCCCGACCACGCAGTGGAGGTCCGAACTCAGCTGATGCAGTCCGCCGACGAAAACTGGGATCCCAGCGGAAGGCGGCGCGTGTGGGCTTGCGCCTCGCACCGTTCACACACCACCGTGAGGAAATATGCGCAGTACCAGGCCGGCTCCTTCCAAGACTCGCTGCGGGAGGAGCGCGAACGGGGTGGCGGGGCCCTCGCCGCCGGCGCCCTTTCGGACTCCGACGGCCGCGAGTCGGGACCCGTGAAGAGGCGCCGCGGGGCGCGCATGCTCCGGTTCGGGACCAACGTCGACCTCTCCGACGAGCGCAAGTGGCGGCCCCAGCTGGCCGAGCTGCAGAAGCTGCCGGCTTTCGCGCGCGTCACCTCGGCCGCCAACATGCTGTCGCACGTCGGTCACGTGATCCTCGGCATGAACACGGTGCAGCTGTACATGAAGGTGCCCGGCTCGCGCACGCCCGGCCACCAGGAGAACAACAACTTCTGCTCCATCAACATCAACATCGGGCCCGGCGACTGCGAGTGGTTCGGCGTGCCCGACGCGTACTGGGGCGGCGTCAAGGAGCTGTGCGACCGCCACGGGCTGTCGTACCTGCACGGCTCGTGGTGGCCGGACCCCGAGGAGCTGCGCGCGCACGGCGTCCCCGTGTACCGCTTCACGCAGAGGCCCGGCGACCTCGTGTGGGTGAACGCGGGCTGCGTGCACTGGGTGCAGGCCACCGGCTGGTGCAACAACATCGCCTGGAACGTCGGCCCTCTGACGGCGCGTCAGTACGCGCTGGCGCTCGAGCGCTACGAGTGGAACAAGGTGCAGAGCTTCAAGTCGATCGTCCCCATGGTGCACCTGACGTGGAACCTGGCGCGCAACATCCGCGTGTCCGACCCGCGCCTCCACCGCGCGATGCGCACCTGCCTCATGCAGACGCTCCGGGCGGCGGCCGGCACTCTGGGCGCCGTCCGAGCGCGCGCCGTGCCCGTGCGTTTTCACGGGCGGGCGAGGGGCGAAGCGTCGCACTACTGCGGCGCCTGCGAACGCGAGGTCTGGCACGCGCTGCTCGTGCGCGAGCACGAAAAGAGGCACGTGGTGCACTGCCTGCCCTGCGCGCGCCGGGCTAGTCCCGCGCTGCAGGGTTTCCTGTGCCTCGAGGAGCATCACATGGAGGAGCTGCTGCAGGTGTACGACGCTTTCACGCTGCATCGTCCTCCGCCGCCCAACTCGCACGCGGCGCCACCCGCCCTGCCCGCCTTGCCGGCGACGCCCGACTGA
- the LOC125049773 gene encoding lysine-specific demethylase 6A isoform X3: protein MALYVSPGFTRAADAHLRLALMFKARRHWGAAAIHFRRAKLAPHQDATFTRLEMSFHAAHLLEARGLKKAARDAYQRLLKEPHLTTSLKADVCRQLGWLYHRCASLEEAAARGRAAVWCLQRAVVAEPDSGAGLYLLGRCFAAQGKVHDAFIAYRNSVEKSEGNADTWCSIGVLYQQQNQPMDALQAYICAVQLDKGHSAAWTNLGSLYESCQMPRDAFACYTNGGTAATASSAALRHRLAALRAHLAHAPMPSVTGKRRPLPSIEEAWNLPISAEMSSRAPKSAPPPYPGKRSSSGSSSAVEEAPPLTPHQLQTLQHLQRNSHNLSPHQQAMMQQLLSQYRLSQAARTRTVAKSETSGSSDNAESLAEDLLKKFADAQPDVKKETITEGVTGEAVLGGRQAVVKLEPLKTDPLKPLSFNMNMTSKQILDACKDNAGPASSWSVLGDGCAPPEPPPVPPPRLSPEQLAPPAPFVYVESKRDAFSPQLQDFCLKHPIAVVRGLTAALKLDLGLFSTKTLVEAWPDHAVEVRTQLMQSADENWDPSGRRRVWACASHRSHTTVRKYAQYQAGSFQDSLREERERGGGALAAGALSDSDGRESGPVKRRRGARMLRFGTNVDLSDERKWRPQLAELQKLPAFARVTSAANMLSHVGHVILGMNTVQLYMKVPGSRTPGHQENNNFCSININIGPGDCEWFGVPDAYWGGVKELCDRHGLSYLHGSWWPDPEELRAHGVPVYRFTQRPGDLVWVNAGCVHWVQATGWCNNIAWNVGPLTARQYALALERYEWNKVQSFKSIVPMVHLTWNLARNIRVSDPRLHRAMRTCLMQTLRAAAGTLGAVRARAVPVRFHGRARGEASHYCGACEREVWHALLVREHEKRHVVHCLPCARRASPALQGFLCLEEHHMEELLQVYDAFTLHRPPPPNSHAAPPALPALPATPD from the exons ATGGCGTTGTACGTGTCGCCGGGGTTTACGCGAGCGGCGGACGCGCACCTTCGGCTGGCCCTCATGTTCAAGGCGCGGAGGCACTGGGGCGCCGCTGCCATACACTTCCGAAGAGCCAAGCTAGCCCCACACCAGGACGCCACATTCACCAGGTTGGAAATGAGCTTCCACGCTGCACATTTGCTGGAGGCCAGAGGGCTCAAGAAGGCGGCGAGGGACGCCTACCAACGACTCCTGAAAGAGCCACACCTTACGACTAGTCTGAAAGCGGACGTCTGTCGACAATTAG GGTGGTTGTATCACCGGTGCGCGTCATTGGAAGAGGCTGCAGCAAGAGGCCGTGCGGCAGTGTGGTGCCTTCAGCGAGCTGTTGTAGCGGAACCCGATTCTGGTGCTGGACTTTACCTTCTTGGGCGATGTTTTGCTGCCCAAGGGAAAGTTCACGATGCATTCATCGCCTACCGCAACTCTGTTGAAAAGTCTGAAGGCAACGCGGACACGTGGTGCTCCATTGG GGTGCTATACCAGCAACAGAACCAGCCTATGGACGCGCTTCAAGCTTATATTTGCGCCGTACAACTGGATAAAGGGCACTCAGCTGCTTGGACGAACCTTGGGAGTTTGTACGAAAGCTGTCAAATGCCACGTGATGCCTTCGCCTGCTATACTAATGGTGGGACGGCCGCAACAGCCTCCAGTGCTGCACTAAGACATCGTCTTGCCGCATTAAGGGCTCACCTCGCGCACGCGCCTATGCCTTCTGTCACTGGCAA ACGCCGTCCCCTGCCATCTATAGAGGAAGCGTGGAATCTTCCAATATCGGCTGAAATGTCATCTCGCGCGCCCAAATCCGCTCCACCCCCCTACCCTGGAAAGCGTAGCAGCAGCGGAAGCAGTAGCGCAGTTGAAGAGGCGCCGCCACTCACGCCGCACCAGCTGCAAACGCTACAACACCTGCAGAGGAACTCGCATAATCTGTCTCCGCACCAACAA GCCATGATGCAACAGTTATTATCTCAGTACCGGTTATCGCAAGCGGCGAGGACGCGGACG GTTGCGAAAAGTGAAACGAGCGGTAGCAGCGACAACGCGGAGTCGCTGGCCGAAGATTTGTTGAAGAAGTTTGCGGACGCACAGCCAGATGTCAAGAAGGAGACTATCA CAGAAGGCGTAACCGGCGAGGCAGTTCTGGGTGGACGGCAGGCCGTCGTGAAGTTGGAGCCGCTAAAGACTGACCCCCTTAAGCCACTCAGTTTTAACATGAATATGACTTCCAAGCAGATACTTGACGCTTGCAA GGATAATGCGGGACCTGCGTCTTCATGGTCCGTGCTGGGCGACGGCTGCGCCCCCCCGGAGCCTCCCCCCGTGCCCCCTCCGCGTCTCAGCCCCGAGCAACTGGCGCCGCCCGCTCCTTTCGTCTACGTGGAGTCGAAGAGAGACGCCTTCTCGCCGCAGCTGCAAGACTTCTGCTTGAAGCACCCGATAGCCGTGGTGCGCGGTCTCACGGCCGCCTTGAAGCTCGACCTCGGCCTCTTCTCGACCAAGACGCTGGTCGAGGCGTGGCCCGACCACGCAGTGGAGGTCCGAACTCAGCTGATGCAGTCCGCCGACGAAAACTGGGATCCCAGCGGAAGGCGGCGCGTGTGGGCTTGCGCCTCGCACCGTTCACACACCACCGTGAGGAAATATGCGCAGTACCAGGCCGGCTCCTTCCAAGACTCGCTGCGGGAGGAGCGCGAACGGGGTGGCGGGGCCCTCGCCGCCGGCGCCCTTTCGGACTCCGACGGCCGCGAGTCGGGACCCGTGAAGAGGCGCCGCGGGGCGCGCATGCTCCGGTTCGGGACCAACGTCGACCTCTCCGACGAGCGCAAGTGGCGGCCCCAGCTGGCCGAGCTGCAGAAGCTGCCGGCTTTCGCGCGCGTCACCTCGGCCGCCAACATGCTGTCGCACGTCGGTCACGTGATCCTCGGCATGAACACGGTGCAGCTGTACATGAAGGTGCCCGGCTCGCGCACGCCCGGCCACCAGGAGAACAACAACTTCTGCTCCATCAACATCAACATCGGGCCCGGCGACTGCGAGTGGTTCGGCGTGCCCGACGCGTACTGGGGCGGCGTCAAGGAGCTGTGCGACCGCCACGGGCTGTCGTACCTGCACGGCTCGTGGTGGCCGGACCCCGAGGAGCTGCGCGCGCACGGCGTCCCCGTGTACCGCTTCACGCAGAGGCCCGGCGACCTCGTGTGGGTGAACGCGGGCTGCGTGCACTGGGTGCAGGCCACCGGCTGGTGCAACAACATCGCCTGGAACGTCGGCCCTCTGACGGCGCGTCAGTACGCGCTGGCGCTCGAGCGCTACGAGTGGAACAAGGTGCAGAGCTTCAAGTCGATCGTCCCCATGGTGCACCTGACGTGGAACCTGGCGCGCAACATCCGCGTGTCCGACCCGCGCCTCCACCGCGCGATGCGCACCTGCCTCATGCAGACGCTCCGGGCGGCGGCCGGCACTCTGGGCGCCGTCCGAGCGCGCGCCGTGCCCGTGCGTTTTCACGGGCGGGCGAGGGGCGAAGCGTCGCACTACTGCGGCGCCTGCGAACGCGAGGTCTGGCACGCGCTGCTCGTGCGCGAGCACGAAAAGAGGCACGTGGTGCACTGCCTGCCCTGCGCGCGCCGGGCTAGTCCCGCGCTGCAGGGTTTCCTGTGCCTCGAGGAGCATCACATGGAGGAGCTGCTGCAGGTGTACGACGCTTTCACGCTGCATCGTCCTCCGCCGCCCAACTCGCACGCGGCGCCACCCGCCCTGCCCGCCTTGCCGGCGACGCCCGACTGA
- the LOC125049477 gene encoding 39S ribosomal protein L42, mitochondrial, protein MLRLLRPSCVHPSQLLTRFYAKIVMTDDGSTIVALHKDQEFPYEFSKPLPEESIEDKSVLRMSDYSEVKRVFKEMKPEFARQQLSSLTLTTQHRWFPRSRDKKAKKTEMNRPYL, encoded by the coding sequence atgttgaggTTATTAAGGCCGTCATGTGTTCATCCGTCACAATTACTTACTAGATTTTACGCTAAAATTGTGATGACTGACGATGGATCAACAATAGTAGCATTACACAAAGACCAAGAGTTTCCGTATGAATTTTCCAAACCTTTACCGGAAGAAAGTATTGAAGATAAGTCAGTTCTTCGAATGTCTGATTATTCCGAGGTTAAGCGGgtttttaaagaaatgaaACCAGAATTTGCAAGGCAGCAATTATCCTCGTTAACTCTGACAACTCAACATCGTTGGTTCCCTAGATCTAGAGACAAAAAAGCCAAGAAGACAGAAATGAATCGACCctatttataa